AATTAATGGAAGGTAACGCTAAAATCATACGATTAATAGCTCGTGATGAAGCACTGCATTTAACTGGCACTCAACATATGATAAATCTTTTACGTTCAGGTAAAGATGATAAAGAAATGGCAAAAATTGCCTCAGAATGCGAACAAGAAAGCTATAATATTTTTATGACAGCTGCGCAACAAGAAAAAAATTGGGCTAATTATCTATTTCAAGACGGATCAATGATCGGTTTAAACAAAACCATTCTGTACCAATATATTGAATATATTACCAATATACGGATGAAAGCACTTGGATTTAATAATATACCATTTTCTATTATATCTAATCCTATACCATGGATTAATGCTTGGTTAGTATCGGATAATATACAAATAGCTCCACAAGAAGCTGAAATCGCTACTTATCTAGTTGGACAAATAGATGCAAACATTGATGACGAAGACCTCAAAAATTTTCAACTATAATAAAATATTAATCGAAATAACAAAATTGGATCATAAAAATATTGTGTCATTTTATTACCAACATAATAAATATAAACATTTTTCATTACTAGAAATATTAGAAAAATATCAAATAAAAATTAACTTTCAATGTCGCTCAGGATATTGTGGTGTATGTAAGATCACATTATTAAAAGGACAAATAAAATATTACAGAGAACCATTAGCTTCCTGTATAAATAATAATGAAATATTATCTTGCTGTTGCATACCAGTGGAAAATATTAAATTAAATTTGTAATTCAACAAACTTTTTTTTACACGACTTTCAAGATATTAAGTAACCAACAATAATAAACATTAAGAATAAAATTATTTATATAATAATTGTGTTAAGTTAATTAACGGTTGCGGATATATTCCTAAAAATAAAATCAAAACAAAAGAAATTAAAATTATCATTCCTAAAGGAGTTATACCCCAATTCCAAGGGATATTACACAAAATCCTTTTAGAAGAAAAAGAATATAAAGTTCTTATTATTCGCAAATAATAAACAAGACCAATAACACTGGATAATAACACTGATCCAATAAACCACCATAACTCACTATGTACACCTAAAATAATTACATAAAATTTACTTATAAAACCTAAAGTAATTGGAATTCCTGCTAAAGATAATATCATAACTGTAAACACCACAGATAAAAATGGATGATCCCAAAACAAACCACGATATAAAAATAATTCACTTCTTTCTCTATTTTTAGAAAAAGTAGATATTAAACTAAGTATACCAAATATTCCCAATGAACTTAATAAATAACTAACCAAAGATATACCAACAGTTTCCAAAGATAATTCATTATTTTGTTTTGACAACAAACCAATTAAAATATAACCAAAATGAGCAATAGAAGAATACCCTAAAATTCTTTTAATATTATTTTGTCTAATAGCTATTAGATTTCCAAATAACATAGAAAAACAAGCAATAATTACTAGGATAAAACTAATTTTTGTACTACTACAAACGCTTGACATTACAGGAAATATCCTAAGCATCATTGCGAAAACTGCAATTTTATTAACGGTAGATAAAAAAAGATTAACTGGAATAGAAGAACCTGCATACACATCAGCAGTCCACGAATGAAATGGAAATAAAGATAATTTAAAACCAAAACTAGCTATCATAAAACCTAAACCAATTAAAAATAATTCTTGAGATATAACATTACTAGCACTATTATTATTAATATCTATAATTGACAACGTACTGCAATAAGCGTAAATTAAAGCTATTCCAAACAACAAAAAAGATGAAGAAATAGTAGATAAAATTATATATTTGACACTTGCAGATAAAGAAGAATAAATTGCATAATTATAACCTATTAAACCATACAAAGGTACTGCCAATAATTCTATACTAAGAAATATCATAACTAAATGATTGGTGCAAACTAATAAAATTCCACCCATTACTGATATTAAAATCAATAAATAAAATTCCTCACGATTACCTAAATAACTATCTAACCATGTATATGCTAAAACGCTACTTGCCAAACTTGCAAATAAAATTAATACCGAAAAAAATATAGAAAAATTATCAACTACAACCAAATCTGTGACAATTTGAGCACCATATTTTTTCGTAAAATATAAAGATAATAAAGACAATTTTAAACTAAAAAATGTTACACTTGAAATTATAAAATGATTTCGAAAAAATGAAATACACAACATTATACATACCACTGTAACTCCTATTATTAAAACAGGCAATAATGCAATTATTTCTTGAAAAGAGATCA
The DNA window shown above is from Blochmannia endosymbiont of Camponotus (Colobopsis) obliquus and carries:
- the nuoN gene encoding NADH-quinone oxidoreductase subunit NuoN, which gives rise to MMISFQEIIALLPVLIIGVTVVCIMLCISFFRNHFIISSVTFFSLKLSLLSLYFTKKYGAQIVTDLVVVDNFSIFFSVLILFASLASSVLAYTWLDSYLGNREEFYLLILISVMGGILLVCTNHLVMIFLSIELLAVPLYGLIGYNYAIYSSLSASVKYIILSTISSSFLLFGIALIYAYCSTLSIIDINNNSASNVISQELFLIGLGFMIASFGFKLSLFPFHSWTADVYAGSSIPVNLFLSTVNKIAVFAMMLRIFPVMSSVCSSTKISFILVIIACFSMLFGNLIAIRQNNIKRILGYSSIAHFGYILIGLLSKQNNELSLETVGISLVSYLLSSLGIFGILSLISTFSKNRERSELFLYRGLFWDHPFLSVVFTVMILSLAGIPITLGFISKFYVIILGVHSELWWFIGSVLLSSVIGLVYYLRIIRTLYSFSSKRILCNIPWNWGITPLGMIILISFVLILFLGIYPQPLINLTQLLYK
- the yfaE gene encoding class I ribonucleotide reductase maintenance protein YfaE — its product is MDHKNIVSFYYQHNKYKHFSLLEILEKYQIKINFQCRSGYCGVCKITLLKGQIKYYREPLASCINNNEILSCCCIPVENIKLNL